One genomic segment of Amycolatopsis sp. WQ 127309 includes these proteins:
- a CDS encoding TetR/AcrR family transcriptional regulator: MTTVTTVETHRFRQRLLDGLAASITEDGFRDTTVAGIVRRARTSRRTFYEHFSSKEACFVALLAEANRQMIRQITEAVDPRAPWADQVRQAIEAWIAAAESQPEITLSWIRDVPALGASTRELQREAMEGFIAMTLRLTGTAEMRAAGIRPLSRQLAIMLLGGLRELIATTVEDGGRAGDVKEVAVRASIALLGP; encoded by the coding sequence GTGACGACGGTGACCACGGTCGAGACCCACCGGTTCCGGCAGCGGCTGCTCGACGGCCTGGCCGCCTCGATCACCGAGGACGGCTTCCGCGACACGACGGTCGCCGGCATCGTCCGCCGGGCCCGGACCTCGCGCCGCACGTTCTACGAACACTTCTCCAGCAAGGAAGCGTGTTTCGTCGCGCTGCTGGCCGAAGCGAACCGCCAGATGATCCGGCAGATCACCGAAGCCGTCGACCCGCGCGCGCCGTGGGCCGACCAGGTGCGCCAGGCGATCGAGGCGTGGATCGCCGCCGCGGAGTCGCAGCCGGAGATCACCCTGAGCTGGATCCGCGACGTCCCCGCGCTCGGCGCCTCGACCCGCGAGCTGCAGCGCGAGGCGATGGAGGGCTTCATCGCGATGACGCTGCGGCTGACCGGCACGGCCGAGATGCGGGCGGCGGGGATCCGGCCGCTGTCCCGGCAGCTGGCGATCATGCTGCTGGGCGGGTTGCGCGAGCTGATCGCGACGACCGTCGAGGACGGCGGCCGGGCCGGCGACGTCAAAGAGGTCGCGGTCCGCGCGTCCATCGCCCTGCTGGGGCCGTGA
- a CDS encoding DUF998 domain-containing protein, whose product MNLGMLAPAPTHLSLRARLLVPGAQAAFAAAVVLLAVLHLDRRLAPLDPVTAMLSDYALVPGRWMWDGALILTSTGSALLLVALYRRGLLANPALVAAKALWCVSLLTVAIFAKDPQGGAITTTGKIHLYASAVTCLSLPVVGWALGRRHRDDPRWRRFATWSRRLALAAIPFYLPFIVPFAVNVVLGGHLPTVATGLVERLMMLLEIALLAVLGVWAHRAATTPTMRKSLSLSPASH is encoded by the coding sequence GTGAACCTAGGCATGCTGGCCCCCGCACCGACCCACCTTTCCCTTCGCGCCCGGCTGCTCGTGCCCGGTGCGCAGGCCGCGTTCGCCGCGGCCGTCGTCCTGCTCGCCGTGCTGCACCTCGATCGGCGGCTCGCGCCGCTCGATCCGGTCACCGCGATGCTCAGTGACTACGCCCTGGTTCCCGGCCGCTGGATGTGGGACGGCGCGTTGATCCTCACCAGCACCGGCTCGGCCTTGCTGCTCGTCGCGCTCTACCGCCGCGGCCTGCTGGCCAACCCGGCGCTCGTCGCGGCGAAGGCGCTCTGGTGCGTCAGCCTGCTCACCGTCGCGATCTTCGCGAAGGATCCGCAGGGCGGGGCCATCACCACCACCGGCAAGATCCACCTCTACGCCTCCGCCGTGACGTGCCTCAGCCTGCCGGTCGTCGGCTGGGCGCTGGGGCGGCGGCACCGCGACGACCCGCGCTGGCGCCGCTTCGCCACCTGGTCGCGCCGGCTGGCGCTGGCCGCGATCCCGTTCTACCTGCCGTTCATCGTCCCGTTCGCGGTGAACGTCGTGCTCGGCGGCCACCTGCCGACCGTGGCGACCGGCCTGGTCGAACGCCTGATGATGCTCCTCGAGATCGCCCTGCTCGCCGTCCTCGGCGTCTGGGCGCACCGCGCGGCGACCACGCCCACAATGCGTAAGTCACTTTCGTTATCGCCTGCGTCACACTAG
- a CDS encoding TetR-like C-terminal domain-containing protein, with protein MPDTRRRGDDLVRAICASTLAELAEAGFGELSFEKIALRAHTGKAALYRRWSTPAELVLAALSDPVAGFGETPPPGTGDLRTDLLALLGGFARVLDEPHGRALVQLITQRRRHPELFERVRDLVFRPRQELILELLGETGTPRLAAVGPRLVLVAHIESGPVSEAEVAAIVDEVLLPLVG; from the coding sequence ATGCCGGACACGCGGCGACGGGGCGACGACCTGGTGCGGGCGATCTGCGCGTCGACGCTGGCCGAGCTGGCGGAGGCCGGCTTCGGGGAGCTGAGCTTCGAGAAGATCGCCCTTCGCGCCCACACCGGCAAGGCGGCGCTCTACCGGCGCTGGTCGACGCCCGCGGAGCTGGTGCTGGCCGCCCTTTCCGACCCGGTCGCCGGCTTCGGCGAGACCCCACCGCCCGGCACCGGCGATCTGCGTACGGACCTGCTGGCGCTCCTCGGCGGTTTCGCCCGGGTCCTCGACGAGCCGCACGGACGGGCGCTGGTCCAGCTGATCACGCAGCGCCGTCGGCACCCGGAGCTGTTCGAGCGGGTCCGCGACCTCGTGTTCCGGCCGCGGCAGGAGCTGATCCTGGAGCTGCTGGGGGAGACCGGCACCCCGCGGCTCGCCGCCGTCGGGCCGCGGCTGGTCCTGGTCGCGCACATCGAGTCCGGGCCGGTCTCCGAGGCCGAGGTCGCCGCGATCGTCGACGAGGTGCTCCTGCCGCTGGTCGGCTAG
- a CDS encoding NAD(+)/NADH kinase, producing MHSAGLVLHPRRDSAAAVEAVLGWAGNRGIEILGIADEIVRLKCAAVGVTSEELGRRSDLLVSLGGDGTMLRAMRLADGQRAPVLGVNLGKLGFLAEVDVPDLPGALSAIDGNEFTVEPRLAVDAVFDGQRITAFNDIAVVRVPGDGSAVVAVRVNGQPFVSYSADAVIVATPTGSTAYSFSAGGPITSPSVEALLVTPAAPHSAYSRGVVLSVRDTVALEVLPTSGRLAVEVDGQVAGYVNPGDRLDLRGRPSAARVVRLGMTTFYQRARRKLRLTDSAEIPQDGDH from the coding sequence ATGCACAGCGCGGGCCTGGTCCTGCACCCCCGCCGCGACTCCGCGGCCGCCGTCGAGGCGGTGCTCGGCTGGGCCGGGAACCGCGGCATCGAGATCCTCGGCATCGCCGACGAGATCGTCCGGCTGAAGTGCGCCGCCGTCGGCGTGACGTCGGAGGAGCTGGGCCGCCGCTCGGACCTGCTGGTCAGCCTGGGTGGCGACGGCACGATGCTGCGCGCCATGCGGCTGGCCGACGGGCAGCGCGCGCCGGTGCTCGGGGTGAACCTGGGCAAGCTCGGGTTCCTCGCCGAGGTCGACGTGCCGGACCTGCCGGGCGCGCTGTCGGCGATCGACGGCAACGAGTTCACGGTGGAGCCGCGCCTGGCCGTCGACGCCGTGTTCGACGGCCAGCGGATCACGGCGTTCAACGACATCGCGGTGGTCCGCGTCCCCGGCGACGGCAGCGCGGTCGTCGCGGTGCGCGTCAACGGCCAGCCGTTCGTGAGCTACTCGGCGGACGCGGTGATCGTCGCGACCCCGACCGGCTCGACGGCGTACAGCTTCTCCGCGGGCGGCCCGATCACGAGCCCGTCGGTGGAGGCCCTGCTGGTGACGCCGGCGGCACCGCACTCGGCGTACAGCCGGGGCGTGGTGCTCTCGGTGCGCGACACGGTGGCGCTGGAGGTCCTCCCGACGAGCGGCCGCCTCGCGGTGGAGGTGGACGGCCAGGTCGCGGGCTACGTCAACCCGGGCGATCGCTTGGACCTGCGAGGCCGCCCGAGCGCGGCTCGGGTGGTCCGCCTCGGCATGACGACGTTCTACCAGCGGGCGCGCCGCAAGCTGCGCCTCACGGACTCGGCGGAGATCCCCCAGGACGGCGACCACTGA
- a CDS encoding alcohol dehydrogenase catalytic domain-containing protein, with protein MKALVYHGPGAKAWEDVPDAAVQEPTDVVVRVDTTTICGTDLHILQGDVAAVTDGRILGHEAVGTVTAVGDAVRAFKTGDRVLVPAITQCGRCEYCGRGMPSHCQTVGGIGWIFGHLIDGTQAELVRVPFADTSLYAVPDDVTNEQAIFLADSLPTGYEVGVLAGRVRPGDTVAVVGAGAVGLSAILTTGLWGASKVIAVDSNKFRLEKALDFGATDAIEAGPDTKADVLAMTDGLGVDVSIEAVGYPQTLQTAASLVRPGGRIANIGVHGVPVELPMQEMWIQNVTLTMGLVDTVSIPTLLKMVSSGRIPAEKMGTHTFTFAEMDEAYEVFANAAANSALKVVITP; from the coding sequence ATGAAGGCGCTGGTCTACCACGGTCCGGGCGCGAAGGCCTGGGAAGACGTCCCGGACGCCGCCGTCCAGGAGCCCACGGACGTGGTCGTGCGCGTCGACACGACCACGATCTGCGGCACCGACCTGCACATCCTGCAGGGCGACGTCGCCGCGGTGACCGACGGCCGGATCCTCGGCCACGAAGCGGTCGGCACGGTGACGGCGGTCGGCGACGCGGTCCGGGCGTTCAAGACCGGTGACCGGGTGCTCGTCCCGGCGATCACCCAGTGCGGCCGCTGCGAGTACTGCGGGCGCGGGATGCCGTCGCACTGCCAGACCGTGGGCGGGATCGGCTGGATCTTCGGCCACCTCATCGACGGCACCCAGGCCGAGCTGGTGCGCGTCCCGTTCGCGGACACGTCGTTGTACGCGGTCCCGGACGACGTCACGAACGAGCAGGCGATCTTCCTGGCCGACTCGTTGCCGACGGGCTACGAGGTCGGCGTCCTGGCCGGCCGCGTCCGCCCGGGCGACACGGTGGCGGTGGTCGGCGCGGGCGCGGTCGGGCTGTCGGCGATCCTGACGACGGGCCTGTGGGGCGCGTCGAAGGTGATCGCGGTGGACTCCAACAAGTTCCGCCTCGAGAAGGCCCTGGACTTCGGCGCGACGGACGCGATCGAAGCCGGCCCCGACACGAAGGCCGACGTCCTGGCCATGACGGACGGCCTGGGCGTAGACGTCTCGATCGAGGCGGTCGGCTACCCCCAGACGTTGCAGACGGCGGCGTCCCTGGTCCGCCCGGGCGGCCGCATCGCGAACATCGGCGTCCACGGCGTCCCGGTGGAGCTGCCGATGCAGGAGATGTGGATCCAGAACGTCACGCTGACGATGGGCCTGGTGGACACGGTCTCGATCCCGACCCTGCTGAAGATGGTGTCGTCGGGCCGCATCCCGGCGGAGAAGATGGGCACGCACACGTTCACCTTCGCCGAGATGGACGAGGCGTATGAAGTCTTCGCCAACGCGGCCGCCAACTCGGCGCTGAAGGTGGTCATCACCCCCTGA
- a CDS encoding alpha/beta fold hydrolase, whose amino-acid sequence MNEQIADAGRGISLAYQRIGDDGAEPLVLVAGLGQQLHSWPDAFCAELAGRGFQVVRFDNRDAGRSTHPRFRPAKLPAMFAGRFPPEQYDLRDMAADTVGLLDALGLDRVHLAGVSMGGMISQSVAALHPARVRTLTSIMSTTGSRLIGRPAFSTLRLMGAKPPKSREEAVESAVKMFRHISSHGFPFDEAWVRETAGAGWDRDPTAGGVGRQLGAILKSGNRTAWLKKITAPTLVVHGDRDRMVHPTGGAATARAIPGARLETVRGMGHNLPEGAWPAVLDLITGHARSSDVPTT is encoded by the coding sequence GTGAACGAACAGATCGCCGACGCCGGCCGGGGGATTTCCCTGGCGTACCAACGGATCGGGGACGACGGTGCCGAGCCGCTGGTGCTCGTCGCCGGGCTGGGCCAGCAGCTGCACAGCTGGCCGGACGCCTTCTGCGCCGAGCTGGCCGGGCGCGGGTTCCAGGTCGTCCGCTTCGACAACCGCGACGCCGGCCGCTCGACGCACCCGCGGTTCCGGCCGGCGAAGCTGCCCGCGATGTTCGCCGGCCGCTTCCCGCCGGAGCAGTACGACCTGAGGGACATGGCCGCCGACACCGTGGGCCTGCTCGACGCGCTGGGCCTGGACCGCGTGCACCTCGCGGGCGTGTCGATGGGCGGCATGATCTCCCAGTCGGTGGCGGCGCTGCACCCGGCGCGGGTCCGGACCCTGACGTCGATCATGTCGACGACCGGGTCCCGGCTGATCGGCCGCCCGGCGTTCTCGACGTTGCGGCTGATGGGCGCGAAGCCGCCGAAGTCGCGCGAAGAGGCCGTCGAAAGCGCCGTGAAGATGTTCCGGCACATCAGTTCGCACGGCTTCCCCTTCGACGAGGCCTGGGTGCGTGAAACGGCCGGGGCGGGCTGGGACCGCGACCCGACGGCGGGCGGTGTGGGCCGTCAGCTCGGCGCGATCCTCAAGTCCGGCAACCGGACGGCGTGGCTGAAGAAGATCACCGCGCCCACGCTGGTGGTGCACGGCGACCGCGACCGGATGGTGCACCCGACCGGCGGCGCCGCCACGGCGCGGGCGATCCCCGGGGCCCGCCTCGAAACCGTCCGCGGCATGGGGCACAACCTGCCCGAAGGCGCGTGGCCCGCCGTGCTCGACCTGATCACCGGCCACGCGAGGAGCAGCGATGTCCCGACCACCTAG
- a CDS encoding cupin domain-containing protein — translation MESDNTQSVFDVLAEAAALPGTAETMLVDKYFVDKASASARIFRIYREVPLHYHDDCDEHLYLLSGGGTFHLDGEEFEARPGMFLAFERRKVHGFPSITAEPLVVLAIDVPRRRPDDIVFVDPAAGDAKSFMARNAEGD, via the coding sequence ATGGAGAGCGACAACACCCAGAGCGTGTTCGACGTCCTCGCGGAAGCCGCGGCGCTGCCCGGGACCGCCGAAACCATGCTGGTGGACAAGTACTTCGTCGACAAGGCTTCGGCCAGCGCGCGGATCTTCCGGATCTACCGCGAAGTCCCGCTGCACTACCACGACGACTGCGACGAGCACCTCTACCTGCTCAGCGGCGGCGGCACGTTCCACCTGGACGGCGAGGAGTTCGAGGCGAGGCCGGGCATGTTCCTGGCCTTCGAGCGGCGCAAGGTCCACGGCTTCCCGAGCATCACCGCGGAACCGTTGGTGGTCCTGGCGATCGACGTCCCCCGCCGTCGCCCGGACGACATCGTGTTCGTCGACCCGGCCGCGGGTGACGCGAAGAGCTTCATGGCCCGCAACGCCGAGGGCGACTGA
- a CDS encoding cytochrome P450 has protein sequence MTTVTRPGPVTLPPGPAAPRAVQGAYALTSPLRGMRRLREKYGDAFTVNVPIFGHAVVISGAAEIKQLFMSGADLVDNQEVNLGRVLGPRSLFALSGEEHRRQRKLLVPPFHGRRLAAYEKIVEEETVRELASWPEGPAFATLPSMMRITLNAILRAVFGAEGAEFAELRALLPPFVTLGSRLAVLPISKKGRLNPWRRFERLRRDYDAIVDRLIAKARADERLDERDDVLALMLQSRYDDGAELSREEIADQLLTLLTAGHETTATTLAWAVERLRRHPGVLRELAEATDSKLLDATILEVQRTRPVIDLTARQVKQDGFRLGKWTLPKGYVVLVSIALIHDDDTLFPHAAKFDPHRFAGARPDLYQWIPFGGGTRRCLGAAFATMEMTVVLRTLLRGFTLEPTTEADERRHSRGVAYAPAKGGRAVVRRRGGIA, from the coding sequence ATGACGACCGTGACACGCCCAGGGCCCGTGACGCTGCCGCCGGGGCCGGCCGCGCCCCGCGCCGTCCAGGGCGCCTACGCGCTGACCAGCCCGCTGCGCGGCATGCGCCGGCTGCGGGAGAAGTACGGGGACGCCTTCACGGTGAACGTGCCGATCTTCGGCCACGCCGTCGTGATCAGCGGCGCGGCCGAGATCAAGCAGCTGTTCATGTCCGGGGCAGACCTGGTCGACAACCAGGAGGTCAACCTCGGGCGCGTGCTCGGTCCGCGGTCGCTGTTCGCCCTCTCGGGCGAGGAACACCGCCGGCAGCGCAAGCTCCTGGTGCCGCCGTTCCACGGCCGCCGGCTCGCCGCGTACGAGAAGATCGTCGAGGAGGAGACCGTCCGGGAGCTGGCGAGCTGGCCGGAGGGCCCCGCGTTCGCGACGCTGCCGTCGATGATGCGGATCACCCTCAACGCCATCCTGCGCGCGGTGTTCGGCGCGGAAGGCGCCGAGTTCGCCGAGCTGCGCGCGCTGCTCCCGCCGTTCGTGACCCTCGGTTCCCGGCTGGCCGTGCTGCCGATCTCCAAGAAGGGCCGCCTGAACCCGTGGCGCCGCTTCGAACGGCTGCGCCGCGACTACGACGCGATCGTCGACCGGCTGATCGCCAAGGCCCGCGCCGACGAGCGTCTCGACGAGCGTGACGACGTTCTCGCCCTGATGCTGCAGAGCCGCTACGACGATGGCGCCGAGCTGAGCCGCGAAGAGATCGCCGACCAGCTGCTGACCCTGCTCACCGCCGGGCACGAGACCACCGCGACCACGCTGGCCTGGGCGGTCGAACGCCTCCGGCGGCACCCCGGCGTGCTGCGGGAACTCGCCGAAGCGACCGACAGCAAGCTCCTCGACGCGACGATCCTCGAAGTCCAGCGCACCCGCCCGGTCATCGACCTCACCGCCCGGCAGGTCAAGCAGGACGGCTTCCGGCTCGGCAAGTGGACGCTGCCGAAGGGGTACGTGGTGCTCGTCAGCATCGCCCTGATCCACGACGACGACACGCTCTTCCCGCACGCCGCGAAGTTCGACCCGCACCGCTTCGCCGGCGCACGACCGGACCTCTACCAGTGGATCCCGTTCGGCGGCGGCACCCGCCGCTGCCTCGGCGCCGCGTTCGCGACGATGGAGATGACCGTCGTCCTGCGCACCCTGCTGCGCGGCTTCACGCTCGAGCCGACCACCGAGGCGGACGAGCGCCGGCACTCCCGGGGCGTCGCCTACGCCCCGGCCAAGGGCGGGCGCGCGGTCGTGCGCCGCCGGGGAGGAATCGCGTGA
- a CDS encoding amidohydrolase family protein yields the protein MSRTAVTNVRVFDGAGLTEPRTVVIDGGTIGTDAAGAQEIDGGGGVLLPGLIDTHIHLHGPENLDQLAHHGVTTALDMATFSTELLASLRDRPGLTDIRSAGIPAIGPGGMHARIPGMPAEAVITDPGQAKDFVAARVAAGSDYLKIVLEAPGGGGPELPAARALTDAAHEAGLLVVAHATSAGAYTMGLDAGVDILTHAPLGAPITADDVARARIVAPTLTMMKGVSATVGQPQLYEGAKASVTALYRAGVPILAGTDANTEPGVPATVEHGVSLHDELELLVDAGLSTVDALRAATALPAKHFGLDDRGAVRPGLRADLVLVDGDPIADIRATRAITRVWCAGTAVTAPAGRWTRGPRPL from the coding sequence ATGAGCAGGACCGCCGTCACGAACGTCCGGGTCTTCGACGGCGCCGGGCTCACCGAGCCGCGCACCGTCGTGATCGACGGCGGCACGATCGGCACCGACGCGGCCGGCGCCCAGGAGATCGACGGCGGTGGCGGCGTCCTGCTGCCCGGGCTCATCGACACCCATATCCACCTGCACGGCCCCGAGAACCTCGACCAGCTGGCGCACCACGGCGTCACGACGGCCCTCGACATGGCCACCTTCTCGACCGAACTGCTCGCGTCACTGCGCGACCGGCCGGGCCTGACCGACATCCGCAGCGCCGGGATCCCGGCGATCGGGCCGGGCGGGATGCACGCCCGGATCCCCGGCATGCCCGCCGAAGCCGTCATCACCGATCCCGGGCAGGCGAAGGACTTCGTCGCCGCCCGGGTCGCGGCGGGGTCCGACTACCTGAAGATCGTCCTGGAGGCGCCCGGTGGCGGCGGCCCGGAGCTGCCCGCCGCCCGCGCGCTCACCGACGCCGCGCACGAAGCCGGGCTGCTGGTCGTCGCGCACGCCACTTCCGCCGGGGCGTACACGATGGGCCTCGACGCCGGCGTCGACATCCTCACGCACGCACCGCTGGGCGCCCCGATCACGGCGGACGACGTCGCTCGCGCCCGGATCGTCGCGCCGACGCTGACCATGATGAAGGGCGTGTCCGCGACGGTCGGGCAGCCGCAGCTCTACGAAGGCGCGAAGGCCTCGGTGACTGCGTTGTACCGCGCGGGCGTGCCCATCCTCGCCGGGACGGACGCCAACACCGAGCCCGGTGTGCCGGCCACCGTCGAGCACGGCGTGAGCCTGCACGACGAGCTCGAGCTGCTCGTCGACGCCGGCCTGTCCACTGTGGACGCTCTCCGCGCGGCGACAGCGTTGCCCGCCAAGCACTTCGGCCTCGACGACCGCGGCGCCGTCCGCCCCGGCCTGCGGGCCGACCTGGTCCTGGTCGACGGCGACCCGATCGCGGACATCCGGGCCACTCGCGCGATCACCCGGGTCTGGTGCGCCGGTACCGCCGTCACGGCCCCAGCAGGGCGATGGACGCGCGGACCGCGACCTCTTTGA
- a CDS encoding MDR family MFS transporter, translating to MPDLATGKGTRVGVLLVPLMLVLFISNLDQTIVATALPSIARDLGDVGGASWIATAYLLTSAVTTLLFGKLGDLHGRKPVFLLSVVIFLVGSVLAGAANSLGLLIAFRALQGIGGGGLNSLVMAIIGDVVPARERGRYQSLLGVVATLALIAGPFLGGLFSDALSWRWIFYVNVPVGVVAIIAIAARLHLPKPVGRGRVDVLGGILVTVATTAVLLVATLGPDRGWTTTPVLALIAVAVVSLVGYVLAERRAAEPITPLPMFRNGVFVISAVQFFLSTLVLFVAMLYVPLFLQTVRHASAFTAGLYVIPLLVGLVAATAVAGPVIAKTGRYKRYPVIGALLTGPSMAWLAAAPSSPWLIAPLVLAGAGIGFFVQVSLLAGQNAVAYRDLGVATGALNFFKSVGGGFGAAVFGAILTSAGAATAHGFSVVFLGTVPIAAVMLVLALVMREKPLSEEMREIADGTAEAPEY from the coding sequence ATGCCAGACCTCGCGACCGGGAAGGGCACCCGCGTCGGGGTGCTGCTCGTCCCGCTCATGCTCGTGCTGTTCATCTCCAACCTCGACCAGACGATCGTCGCCACCGCCCTGCCGAGCATCGCCCGTGACCTGGGCGACGTCGGCGGCGCGTCGTGGATCGCCACCGCCTACCTGCTGACCAGCGCCGTCACCACGCTGCTGTTCGGCAAGCTCGGCGACCTCCACGGCCGCAAACCGGTGTTCCTCCTGAGCGTCGTGATCTTCCTGGTGGGGTCGGTGCTCGCCGGCGCCGCGAACTCCCTCGGCCTGCTGATCGCCTTCCGCGCCCTGCAGGGCATCGGTGGTGGCGGGCTGAACTCGCTGGTCATGGCCATCATCGGCGACGTCGTGCCGGCCCGGGAACGCGGCCGCTACCAGTCTTTGCTCGGCGTCGTCGCGACGCTCGCGCTGATCGCCGGGCCGTTCCTCGGCGGCCTGTTCTCCGACGCGCTGTCGTGGCGGTGGATCTTCTACGTCAACGTCCCGGTCGGCGTCGTCGCGATCATCGCCATCGCCGCGCGCCTGCACCTGCCGAAGCCGGTCGGCCGCGGCCGGGTCGACGTCCTCGGCGGGATCCTCGTCACCGTGGCGACCACGGCGGTGCTGCTGGTGGCGACGCTCGGGCCGGACCGCGGGTGGACCACCACGCCGGTGCTCGCGCTGATCGCCGTCGCCGTCGTGTCGCTCGTGGGCTACGTCCTCGCCGAGCGCCGGGCCGCGGAGCCGATCACGCCGCTGCCGATGTTCCGCAACGGCGTCTTCGTGATCTCCGCCGTCCAGTTCTTCCTCTCGACGCTGGTGCTGTTCGTGGCGATGCTCTACGTCCCGCTGTTCCTGCAGACCGTGCGGCACGCGTCGGCGTTCACCGCCGGGCTGTACGTGATCCCGCTCCTGGTCGGCCTGGTCGCGGCGACCGCGGTGGCCGGGCCGGTGATCGCGAAGACCGGCCGCTACAAGCGCTACCCCGTCATCGGCGCCCTGCTGACCGGCCCGTCGATGGCGTGGCTCGCGGCGGCGCCGTCCTCGCCGTGGCTGATCGCGCCGCTGGTCCTGGCCGGCGCCGGGATCGGGTTCTTCGTCCAGGTTTCGCTGCTGGCCGGGCAGAACGCCGTCGCCTACCGGGACCTGGGCGTCGCCACCGGCGCGCTGAACTTCTTCAAGAGCGTCGGCGGCGGGTTCGGCGCCGCGGTGTTCGGCGCGATCCTCACCTCGGCCGGCGCGGCCACCGCGCACGGCTTCTCGGTCGTCTTCCTCGGCACCGTCCCGATCGCGGCCGTGATGCTGGTGCTCGCGCTGGTCATGCGGGAGAAGCCGCTGTCGGAAGAGATGCGCGAAATCGCCGACGGCACGGCCGAAGCGCCCGAGTACTGA
- a CDS encoding NAD(P)/FAD-dependent oxidoreductase, with protein MTEHVDVLIVGAGLSGVGAAHHLREAFPRKTYTILEARDAIGGTWDLFRYPGVRSDSDMQTLGYRFRPWTSEKAIADGPSILQYVRDTATEAGIDRHIRFGHKVVRAEWSTEDAVWTVEATHGGEPVRFTAKFLYLCSGYYDYEGGHTPRFPGVEEFGGTVVHPQHWPEDLDYAGKKVVVIGSGATAVTLVPAMTDRAEHVTMLQRSPTYILSLPSEDALANRLRGLLGPKLAYPIARWKNVAVSTLIYQLSRRRPGVVKAMIRKAAMKQLPPGYAIDTHFKPKYQPWDQRLCLVPDGDLFRSIKHGDASIVTDRIASFTMTGIRLESGDELEADVVVSATGLRLLAFGGIELAVDGHVVKLPETMAYKGMMLSGVPNFAFTIGYTNASWTLKADLVGEYVVRLLRHLDRTGQDQAVPVNDDPAVTERPLLDFDAGYVLRAIDAFPKAGSRAPWTLGMSYAHDVVKLRHGRIDDGALRFSRRPA; from the coding sequence ATGACCGAGCACGTCGACGTGCTGATCGTCGGGGCCGGGCTGTCCGGCGTCGGTGCCGCCCACCACCTGCGGGAAGCGTTCCCGCGCAAGACGTACACGATCCTCGAGGCGCGCGACGCCATCGGCGGCACGTGGGACCTGTTCCGCTACCCAGGCGTGCGGTCCGACTCGGACATGCAGACGCTCGGCTACCGGTTCCGGCCGTGGACCAGCGAGAAGGCCATCGCCGACGGGCCGTCGATCCTGCAGTACGTCCGCGACACCGCGACCGAGGCGGGCATCGACCGGCACATCCGCTTCGGGCACAAGGTGGTCCGCGCGGAATGGTCCACAGAGGACGCGGTGTGGACGGTCGAGGCGACGCACGGCGGCGAGCCCGTCCGCTTCACGGCGAAGTTCCTGTACCTGTGCAGCGGTTATTACGACTACGAAGGCGGCCACACCCCGCGGTTCCCCGGCGTCGAGGAGTTCGGCGGCACCGTGGTGCACCCGCAGCACTGGCCCGAGGACCTCGACTACGCGGGCAAGAAGGTCGTCGTGATCGGCAGCGGCGCGACGGCCGTGACGCTCGTGCCGGCGATGACCGACCGCGCCGAGCACGTCACCATGCTGCAGCGCTCCCCCACCTACATCCTGTCGCTGCCGTCGGAGGACGCGCTGGCCAACCGGCTGCGCGGCCTGCTCGGGCCGAAGCTGGCCTACCCCATCGCGCGCTGGAAGAACGTCGCCGTGAGTACGCTGATCTACCAGCTCAGCCGGCGCCGCCCAGGCGTGGTGAAGGCGATGATCCGCAAGGCCGCGATGAAGCAGCTGCCGCCCGGGTACGCCATCGACACCCACTTCAAGCCGAAGTACCAGCCGTGGGACCAGCGGCTCTGCCTGGTGCCGGACGGCGACCTGTTCCGCTCGATCAAGCACGGCGACGCCTCGATCGTCACCGACCGGATCGCCTCGTTCACGATGACCGGGATCCGGCTGGAGTCCGGCGACGAGCTCGAAGCGGACGTCGTCGTGTCGGCCACCGGGCTGCGGCTGCTGGCCTTCGGCGGCATCGAGCTGGCCGTCGACGGGCACGTCGTCAAGCTGCCGGAAACGATGGCGTACAAGGGGATGATGCTCAGCGGCGTGCCGAACTTCGCGTTCACCATCGGCTACACGAACGCGTCGTGGACGCTCAAGGCCGACCTCGTCGGCGAGTACGTCGTGCGGCTGCTGCGTCACCTCGACCGGACCGGGCAGGACCAGGCCGTCCCGGTGAACGACGACCCGGCGGTCACCGAGCGGCCGCTGCTCGACTTCGACGCCGGGTACGTGCTGCGGGCGATCGACGCGTTCCCGAAGGCCGGGTCGCGGGCGCCGTGGACGCTCGGCATGAGCTACGCGCACGACGTCGTCAAGCTGCGGCACGGCCGGATCGACGACGGCGCGCTGCGGTTCTCGCGGCGGCCCGCCTGA